In one window of Thiobacillus sp. DNA:
- a CDS encoding phosphotransferase — MDRLQRLTNWTRGALREVLQAELDRLEPASADASFRRYFRAFSDHGSHIVMDAPPTHEDCRSWLHVGRLFRSAGANTPEILAENLGDGFLLISDLGSTTYLSALGEDNADELYRDANAALVKIQLASREGELPPYDHALLRRELDLFPDWFLARHLQVQLDDEQRQTLEDAFQRILANNLAQARVYVHRDWHSRNLMLTPGENPGVIDFQDAVHGPITYDLVSVYKDAYIRWDEERVLDWTVRYWEAARKARLPVQADFGEFYRDFEWMGVQRHIKVLGIFARLCHRDGKHGYLKDMPLVMDYLRRACQRYNGLGDFLRLLDQIEGKAAEVGYTF; from the coding sequence CCGGGGGGCACTCCGCGAAGTTCTGCAAGCCGAACTGGACCGCCTGGAACCCGCTTCCGCCGACGCCAGCTTCCGCCGCTACTTCCGCGCCTTCAGCGACCATGGCAGCCACATCGTCATGGATGCCCCCCCCACCCACGAAGACTGCCGCTCCTGGCTCCACGTGGGCCGCCTGTTCCGGTCCGCGGGGGCCAATACCCCGGAGATCCTGGCGGAAAACCTGGGGGATGGTTTCCTGCTGATCTCCGACCTGGGCAGCACCACCTATCTTTCAGCGCTCGGCGAAGACAATGCCGACGAGCTCTACCGTGACGCCAACGCCGCCCTGGTGAAGATCCAACTGGCCAGCCGGGAGGGCGAACTGCCCCCCTACGACCATGCCCTGCTGCGCCGGGAACTGGACCTGTTCCCGGACTGGTTCCTGGCCCGGCATCTGCAGGTGCAACTCGACGATGAGCAACGCCAGACCCTGGAGGACGCCTTCCAGCGCATCCTGGCCAACAACCTGGCCCAGGCCCGGGTCTACGTGCACCGGGACTGGCATTCCCGCAACCTGATGCTGACGCCAGGGGAGAACCCGGGCGTGATCGACTTCCAGGACGCGGTCCACGGCCCCATCACCTACGACCTGGTATCCGTCTACAAGGACGCCTACATACGCTGGGACGAGGAACGGGTGCTGGACTGGACCGTGCGCTACTGGGAGGCGGCCCGCAAGGCCCGCCTGCCGGTGCAGGCCGATTTCGGCGAGTTCTACCGGGATTTCGAGTGGATGGGCGTGCAGCGCCATATCAAGGTGCTGGGCATTTTTGCCCGCCTCTGCCACCGGGACGGCAAGCACGGCTATCTCAAGGACATGCCCCTGGTGATGGACTACCTGCGCCGGGCCTGCCAGCGCTACAACGGCCTGGGGGACTTCCTGCGCCTGCTGGACCAGATCGAAGGCAAGGCCGCCGAAGTGGGCTACACCTTCTGA
- a CDS encoding nucleotidyltransferase family protein: MILAAGLGERMRPLTDHTPKPLLVAGGKPLIVWQMERLKAAGFRALVINHAHLGQQIEDFLGDGHRWGVDIAWSREPEPLETAGGIATAQALLGNAPFVVTNGDVYVDYDYARLASILAEMARNPAHLAHLVLVDNPPHHPQGDFVLADGKVAVPPTHAIGRLTFSGIGCYRPELFTGIAPLTRAKLAPLLQAAMVRGQVTGEHFTGRWEDVGTPQRLSALDEELKRAA, from the coding sequence ATGATCCTGGCCGCCGGCCTGGGGGAACGCATGCGCCCCCTCACGGACCACACCCCCAAGCCCCTCCTCGTGGCCGGCGGAAAACCCCTCATCGTCTGGCAGATGGAGCGGCTGAAAGCGGCGGGATTCAGGGCACTGGTCATCAACCACGCACACCTGGGGCAGCAGATCGAAGATTTCCTGGGCGACGGACACCGTTGGGGCGTGGACATCGCCTGGTCGCGGGAACCAGAGCCCCTGGAGACCGCCGGCGGCATCGCCACCGCCCAGGCCCTCCTGGGCAACGCCCCCTTTGTCGTCACCAACGGCGACGTCTATGTCGACTACGACTACGCCCGTCTGGCCAGCATACTGGCGGAGATGGCCCGCAACCCCGCCCATCTGGCCCATCTTGTCCTGGTGGACAACCCGCCCCACCACCCCCAGGGCGACTTCGTGCTGGCAGACGGCAAGGTAGCCGTGCCGCCCACCCACGCCATCGGCCGCCTCACCTTCTCCGGCATCGGCTGCTATCGCCCGGAACTGTTCACCGGCATCGCGCCTCTCACCAGGGCCAAGCTCGCCCCCCTGCTGCAGGCCGCCATGGTCCGGGGCCAGGTTACGGGCGAGCATTTCACCGGCCGCTGGGAGGACGTGGGCACGCCCCAGCGCCTATCCGCTCTCGACGAGGAACTGAAGCGTGCAGCCTGA
- a CDS encoding aminopeptidase P N-terminal domain-containing protein yields the protein MQPDIGIHRARRARLLETLGEGVLILATATETIRNRDAHYPYRFDSHFYYLTAFPEPEAVVVLIASRRPKQILFCREKNEEREIWDGYRQGPKGAREAFGFDAAYPYAELDKRLPKLLENQPRLAYAFGADPAWDARVMGWINAVRGRARAGVSAPATLTDAHTLVDAMRLVKDHHEIGLMQRAADISVKAHVAAMRTCKPGKGEWEIEAELLHTFRRHGCQAPAYTSIVAGGANACVLHYVSNDQTLKDGDLLLIDAAGEYHGYAADITRTFPVNGRFSAPQRDVYEIVLSAQLAAIASVRPGNTFNSPHEAALKVLTQGMVDLALLQGEVDGLMESEAYKRFYMHRTGHWLGLDVHDAGEYKQAGQWRTLEPGMALTVEPGFYIRPADDVPEHFHNIGIRIEDDVVVTDRGCNVLTAAAPKTIKDIEEAMHAR from the coding sequence GTGCAGCCTGACATCGGCATCCACCGGGCCCGCCGCGCCCGCCTGCTGGAGACCCTGGGGGAAGGGGTTCTCATCCTGGCCACGGCAACCGAGACCATCCGCAACCGGGATGCCCACTACCCCTACCGTTTCGACAGCCATTTCTATTACCTCACCGCCTTCCCGGAGCCGGAGGCGGTGGTGGTGCTGATCGCAAGCCGACGCCCCAAGCAGATTTTGTTCTGCCGTGAAAAGAATGAGGAGCGGGAGATCTGGGACGGTTACCGCCAGGGCCCGAAAGGCGCCAGGGAGGCCTTCGGCTTCGATGCCGCCTACCCCTACGCCGAATTGGACAAGCGCCTGCCCAAGCTGCTGGAGAACCAGCCCCGCCTGGCCTATGCCTTCGGCGCCGATCCCGCCTGGGACGCCCGGGTCATGGGCTGGATCAACGCCGTGCGGGGCCGCGCCCGGGCCGGGGTCAGCGCCCCGGCCACCCTCACCGATGCCCATACCCTGGTGGACGCCATGCGCCTGGTGAAGGACCACCACGAGATCGGCCTCATGCAGCGGGCCGCGGACATCTCCGTGAAGGCCCATGTCGCCGCCATGCGGACCTGCAAGCCAGGCAAGGGGGAATGGGAGATCGAGGCGGAACTGCTGCACACCTTCCGCCGCCACGGCTGCCAGGCCCCTGCCTATACCTCCATCGTGGCGGGGGGCGCCAACGCCTGCGTGCTGCACTACGTCAGCAACGACCAGACCCTTAAGGACGGGGACCTGTTGCTCATCGACGCCGCCGGGGAATACCACGGCTACGCTGCGGACATCACCCGTACCTTTCCCGTGAACGGCCGCTTCAGCGCCCCCCAGAGGGATGTCTACGAGATCGTCCTCTCGGCCCAGCTGGCGGCCATCGCCTCGGTAAGGCCCGGCAACACCTTCAATTCTCCCCATGAGGCGGCCCTGAAGGTCCTCACCCAGGGCATGGTGGATCTGGCGCTGCTCCAGGGCGAGGTGGACGGCCTCATGGAATCCGAGGCCTACAAGCGCTTCTACATGCACCGCACGGGCCACTGGCTGGGCCTGGACGTGCATGACGCGGGCGAATACAAGCAGGCAGGTCAGTGGCGTACCCTGGAGCCGGGCATGGCCCTCACCGTTGAACCTGGCTTCTATATCCGCCCCGCCGACGACGTGCCCGAGCATTTCCATAACATCGGCATCCGCATCGAGGACGACGTGGTGGTCACTGACCGGGGCTGCAACGTGCTCACTGCCGCCGCCCCCAAGACGATCAAGGATATCGAGGAGGCCATGCATGCCCGCTGA